In Candidatus Nitrosotalea sinensis, one DNA window encodes the following:
- a CDS encoding ArsR/SmtB family transcription factor: MSTLLQKEIKISKILSTNADQAKALDDAARIKIIQILYHKQLHTEQIAEELSKSGYKKATTTIRHHIDVLKNAGLIEIVKMEEVRGAVMKYYGTSVRVMGNKLPANFETEFSKTITDTSVKLEKVIKNIAENAGSKIKKKSTKNTSESNYEEYILMEILNRAMAKVFENNGQLLLQK, from the coding sequence ATGTCTACATTGCTACAAAAAGAAATCAAAATAAGCAAAATACTTAGCACAAATGCCGATCAAGCAAAAGCCCTTGATGACGCCGCACGGATAAAAATTATCCAAATATTGTATCACAAACAACTCCATACAGAACAAATTGCTGAAGAGCTAAGCAAAAGTGGTTACAAAAAAGCAACCACTACCATTAGACATCATATTGATGTTTTAAAAAATGCTGGACTTATTGAAATTGTAAAAATGGAAGAAGTTAGAGGTGCTGTCATGAAATATTATGGAACATCTGTCCGGGTCATGGGGAATAAACTACCAGCTAATTTTGAAACAGAATTTTCAAAAACAATAACTGACACTTCAGTCAAACTAGAAAAAGTAATAAAAAACATCGCAGAAAATGCAGGTTCTAAAATAAAAAAGAAGAGTACGAAAAATACTAGCGAATCAAATTATGAGGAATACATATTGATGGAAATTCTCAATAGA
- the purC gene encoding phosphoribosylaminoimidazolesuccinocarboxamide synthase, with amino-acid sequence MKFLRSGKVKDIYELPDGNILFHFSDRVSAFDVKFPTPIPKKGEVLCRFAEFWFKKLPVPNHYVRTENKDKIVVKKMNMIPIECVVRGYLYGSLYHRWKTGQISLPTGSSDLLASKLPTPLFDPTTKSETHDLPLTKKDALDRNTVTPQEYDWLENTSVEIYRQMHRIADDAGFILADLKLEFGKINGSIVLGDSIGPDEYRLWPKDTYRVGETQESFDKQLLRDWLASRGYQQKFEDERNAGKEPVAPQLPESLCLELSSRYITAYEKITKTSF; translated from the coding sequence TTGAAGTTTCTACGTTCAGGCAAGGTCAAAGATATCTATGAACTTCCAGACGGAAACATACTCTTCCATTTTTCAGATCGTGTATCTGCATTTGATGTCAAATTTCCAACTCCTATTCCAAAAAAAGGAGAAGTGCTGTGTAGGTTTGCAGAGTTTTGGTTCAAAAAACTACCTGTACCTAATCACTATGTCCGAACTGAAAACAAAGATAAGATTGTTGTAAAAAAAATGAACATGATTCCAATTGAATGTGTTGTACGAGGCTATCTTTATGGCAGTCTATATCATAGATGGAAAACAGGACAGATCTCTTTACCTACTGGTTCATCCGATCTACTTGCATCCAAGTTACCTACTCCGTTGTTTGATCCTACTACAAAATCTGAAACGCATGATCTACCTTTGACCAAAAAAGACGCTCTTGATAGAAATACTGTGACACCACAAGAGTATGATTGGCTAGAAAATACATCTGTAGAGATTTATCGTCAAATGCACAGGATTGCGGATGATGCTGGATTTATTCTGGCAGATTTGAAATTAGAATTTGGGAAAATCAATGGCTCTATAGTTCTTGGCGATTCCATTGGTCCTGATGAGTACAGGCTATGGCCTAAGGACACATATCGTGTGGGGGAGACGCAAGAAAGTTTCGATAAACAACTACTGCGTGACTGGCTTGCATCTCGTGGATATCAACAAAAATTCGAAGATGAAAGAAATGCAGGAAAAGAACCTGTTGCACCACAACTTCCTGAATCATTATGTCTTGAATTATCTTCAAGATACATTACTGCGTACGAAAAGATAACAAAAACCTCGTTTTAA
- a CDS encoding Lrp/AsnC family transcriptional regulator: protein MELAFVLVKSKMGHEMDVMNDILKIDGVKEATGTFGQYDIFVKVQASTRPELDKIITKKIRIVPNVLSTTTLPALPGKSTK from the coding sequence ATGGAACTCGCATTTGTTCTAGTCAAAAGCAAAATGGGTCATGAAATGGATGTCATGAATGATATTCTAAAAATTGATGGCGTAAAGGAAGCAACAGGAACATTTGGTCAATACGATATCTTTGTCAAAGTCCAAGCCTCTACAAGGCCTGAATTGGATAAAATTATTACAAAAAAGATTCGTATAGTGCCAAATGTATTGTCTACAACCACATTGCCCGCACTGCCTGGTAAAAGTACTAAATAG
- the purF gene encoding amidophosphoribosyltransferase: MVKENCGVVGIFSLDGANVIPMVIDALRALQHRGQEAWGIAVPKKQPYKQLGLVSSGVADFDKVTREYESSAAIGHVRYSTMGKSNLENAQPLKVKDLCVAHNGTISNAEELTGMVGGCTFTPQNVSDTLIAAQRLVTLMSENGKLGNALSILKNEMVGSFCFTFVSDDNSVYAARDPKGFRPMVLGYRKDNNTYIVASESAALSAMGAQLVRDVKPGELLKISPTGLESEMFSQEKKYAHCSFEFTYFAHPSSVMEGSNIYLARKRIGQFLARKFAIKDADIVIPVPDSARPAALGYAQELGVPFEEGLLKDRYSRKGPLRSFIEPHQSDRVEINRWIIPITQVISGKHVVVVDDSLVRGTSSKAIIKALRRAGARKISMVITFPQIQFPCYAGIDFPSQDELVTYMGDGRKYSEEEITEKVRQLIGADFLGYNDAKNLAAAVGMDENSMCFTCSSGDYSTLGIKPMFKTRAEVRGE; the protein is encoded by the coding sequence ATGGTTAAAGAAAACTGTGGAGTAGTTGGAATTTTTAGTCTTGACGGTGCAAACGTAATACCTATGGTAATTGATGCCTTGCGTGCATTACAGCACAGAGGTCAAGAGGCTTGGGGCATAGCGGTCCCAAAAAAGCAACCATACAAGCAACTAGGCCTAGTGTCTTCTGGCGTGGCAGATTTTGATAAAGTTACACGAGAATACGAGTCCTCTGCTGCTATAGGCCACGTTCGATATTCTACTATGGGAAAGAGCAATCTGGAAAATGCACAACCATTGAAGGTAAAAGATCTATGTGTTGCGCATAATGGTACTATCTCAAATGCTGAAGAACTAACTGGCATGGTTGGTGGTTGTACATTTACGCCACAAAATGTAAGTGACACACTGATTGCAGCTCAAAGACTTGTTACACTAATGTCTGAGAATGGGAAATTGGGAAATGCATTGTCTATCTTAAAAAATGAAATGGTAGGCTCATTTTGCTTTACCTTTGTGTCTGATGATAATTCTGTTTATGCTGCAAGAGATCCTAAAGGATTCAGACCAATGGTACTTGGATATAGAAAAGACAACAATACATACATTGTAGCATCCGAGTCAGCTGCACTTTCTGCAATGGGCGCACAACTTGTTCGTGATGTTAAACCTGGTGAATTGTTAAAGATTAGTCCTACGGGACTGGAATCTGAAATGTTTTCACAAGAAAAAAAATATGCGCACTGTTCATTTGAATTTACATATTTTGCACATCCCTCAAGTGTGATGGAGGGCTCTAACATTTACCTTGCAAGAAAAAGAATAGGTCAATTTCTTGCAAGAAAGTTTGCAATAAAAGATGCTGACATAGTAATCCCGGTGCCAGACTCTGCAAGACCTGCAGCGCTTGGATATGCACAAGAGTTAGGTGTGCCATTTGAAGAAGGATTACTAAAAGACCGATATAGCAGAAAAGGACCACTTCGCAGCTTCATAGAACCACATCAATCAGACCGAGTTGAAATTAATCGCTGGATAATACCTATTACTCAAGTCATCTCTGGCAAGCATGTTGTAGTTGTTGATGACAGTCTAGTGAGGGGTACAAGCTCTAAGGCCATTATCAAAGCATTGAGAAGAGCCGGCGCTAGAAAAATTAGCATGGTGATAACATTTCCACAAATACAATTCCCATGCTATGCAGGAATCGACTTTCCATCTCAAGATGAACTTGTAACTTACATGGGTGATGGAAGAAAATACTCTGAGGAAGAAATTACTGAAAAAGTAAGACAACTAATTGGTGCAGATTTTTTGGGCTATAACGATGCCAAGAATCTGGCAGCAGCAGTTGGAATGGACGAAAACTCGATGTGCTTTACATGTTCAAGTGGGGATTACTCTACACTTGGAATAAAGCCCATGTTTAAAACAAGGGCAGAAGTAAGAGGTGAATAA
- the purL gene encoding phosphoribosylformylglycinamidine synthase subunit PurL, with product MSLTPNESEYLENKIGRKPNPLELQIVAAEWSEHCSYKSSKKHLKILPKNGERVISGPGYDSGVLDVGDGYVVTVHIESHNHPSAVEPYGGAATGVGGVIRDILSAGTRPIAILDGLRFGNIETDSHARWLFKNAVRGIADYGNCLGIPTIGGEIEFDNCFTNYALVDVSSIGFGKKEKLIRNRAEKGDYVVLIGGSTGRDGIGGSQFASDKLEAENRSAVQIPDPFIEKLVIEVILEARNQQCIKAMKDLGGGGLSCAISETADALGVGIELDLSLVHKREQNMSPSELMVSESQERMLVITDEKKLETLKKICEKFRVPYSVIGKVTDDSMMNVVLGKDILATLPSQIVANAPLLDRPSSKPRYLDTIEKITKPETPQNLSATLLKMLSNPNIASKQWVYTQYDHEVGIRTVVKPGNDASVLRLDNGKFLAAKIDGNSKHCYINPRDGVMGCFDEACRNVICTGAKPIGMVDHLQFGNPEDPEIFWTFKESVQSITDYAKYFEIPCVGGKVSLYNETNNGPIKPTPLIGVLGLIDGKPLIPKKIENNDILIIVGTTKDELGGSEYYEYVHNLIGGKCPTVDMKLSREIQSTILALLPNDAVKVVHDCSKGGLAVAVSKLCILNDIGCRIALDMVPSEKLRPDELLFSESHSRFLLVINPEKENTVMSFIKQKNVPCATVGKFTDKNILFTNQTSFLIDVRVDIAQEKWLNSLGALVTHG from the coding sequence ATGAGTCTTACTCCAAACGAGTCTGAATATCTAGAAAATAAAATTGGGAGAAAGCCAAATCCTCTAGAATTACAAATTGTAGCAGCTGAATGGTCCGAACACTGCTCTTACAAGTCGTCTAAAAAACATCTCAAGATATTACCAAAGAACGGTGAGCGTGTTATCTCAGGTCCAGGATATGACTCGGGCGTACTTGATGTTGGTGATGGCTACGTCGTAACAGTACACATTGAGAGTCATAATCACCCTTCAGCTGTTGAACCATATGGAGGTGCAGCAACCGGGGTCGGGGGTGTAATTCGCGATATTCTGTCTGCCGGTACACGACCTATTGCAATTCTTGACGGTCTAAGGTTTGGAAATATTGAAACTGATAGTCATGCCAGATGGTTGTTCAAAAATGCAGTTCGTGGAATTGCAGATTATGGGAACTGCCTTGGAATTCCTACGATTGGTGGAGAAATTGAATTTGATAATTGTTTTACAAACTATGCACTTGTTGATGTATCTTCTATAGGCTTTGGTAAGAAAGAGAAACTCATCAGAAATAGAGCAGAAAAAGGAGATTATGTTGTACTAATTGGAGGATCTACCGGACGTGATGGTATTGGCGGTTCGCAATTTGCCTCCGATAAACTAGAGGCAGAAAATCGTTCTGCAGTTCAAATTCCTGATCCTTTTATTGAAAAACTAGTCATCGAAGTAATTCTTGAAGCAAGAAATCAACAATGTATCAAAGCAATGAAGGATCTTGGTGGTGGTGGATTGTCCTGTGCCATATCTGAGACTGCCGATGCCTTGGGAGTGGGAATTGAACTTGACCTTTCACTTGTTCACAAAAGAGAACAAAACATGTCCCCGTCTGAACTGATGGTATCTGAATCCCAGGAAAGAATGCTTGTTATTACCGATGAAAAAAAATTAGAGACTCTAAAAAAAATCTGTGAGAAATTTAGGGTACCTTATTCTGTAATTGGCAAAGTAACCGATGATTCCATGATGAATGTTGTATTGGGAAAAGACATTCTTGCTACACTTCCAAGTCAGATAGTTGCAAATGCTCCTCTTCTTGATAGGCCTTCATCAAAACCCAGGTATTTGGATACAATTGAAAAAATCACTAAACCGGAAACACCGCAAAATCTGTCTGCAACTTTATTGAAAATGCTATCTAATCCAAATATTGCAAGCAAACAATGGGTGTACACTCAATATGATCACGAAGTAGGAATAAGGACTGTTGTCAAGCCTGGAAATGATGCTTCCGTACTTAGACTAGATAATGGCAAGTTCTTGGCAGCAAAGATTGATGGCAATTCCAAACATTGCTACATAAATCCTCGAGACGGGGTTATGGGTTGTTTTGATGAGGCTTGTAGAAATGTAATCTGTACTGGTGCAAAACCTATAGGCATGGTAGATCATTTACAATTTGGAAATCCAGAAGACCCAGAAATTTTTTGGACATTCAAAGAGTCTGTGCAATCCATAACTGATTATGCAAAATATTTTGAAATACCATGTGTGGGAGGAAAAGTAAGTCTGTATAATGAAACTAATAACGGTCCAATAAAGCCTACTCCTCTAATTGGTGTATTGGGTCTAATTGATGGCAAACCACTTATCCCAAAAAAGATTGAAAACAACGATATTCTCATAATCGTAGGCACTACAAAAGATGAACTTGGCGGTTCTGAATATTACGAATATGTTCACAATCTAATAGGTGGTAAATGTCCTACTGTTGACATGAAATTATCTAGAGAAATACAATCTACAATTCTTGCTCTTTTACCAAATGATGCTGTTAAAGTTGTACATGATTGCTCTAAGGGAGGACTTGCAGTTGCGGTGTCAAAACTGTGTATATTAAATGACATAGGGTGCCGTATTGCGCTAGACATGGTTCCATCTGAAAAATTACGTCCAGATGAATTGTTGTTCTCAGAGTCTCATTCTAGATTCTTACTTGTGATAAATCCTGAAAAAGAAAACACTGTGATGTCTTTTATTAAACAAAAAAATGTCCCTTGTGCTACTGTTGGTAAGTTTACAGATAAAAATATCTTATTTACAAATCAAACCAGTTTTCTAATAGACGTAAGGGTTGATATTGCACAAGAAAAATGGTTAAACTCGTTGGGGGCACTTGTAACACATGGTTAA
- the purQ gene encoding phosphoribosylformylglycinamidine synthase subunit PurQ, with protein MKVAVIVFPGSNCDRDMHHVLTDVFKLESQLVWHTDELPKGIDAIVLPGGFSYGDRLRAGVIAAHSPVIKDVKKMAEKGMPVLGVCNGFQILVESGMLPGALLKNTSLNFMCKWTEIIVKNNKTPFTNKLQLDQRIPIAIANGEGRYYADEETLLSLKKNNQIVFTYAEQVNGASLDIAGICNKEGNVVGMMPHPERSAEQIINPGNAKPASLIFESLLSTLGVTA; from the coding sequence GTGAAGGTTGCAGTAATTGTCTTTCCTGGAAGTAATTGCGATCGAGATATGCATCATGTCTTAACCGATGTCTTTAAACTTGAATCTCAGCTTGTTTGGCATACTGATGAGTTACCAAAAGGCATAGATGCAATAGTTCTGCCTGGTGGATTTTCTTATGGAGATAGATTGCGGGCAGGTGTAATTGCAGCCCATAGTCCTGTAATTAAAGATGTAAAAAAAATGGCTGAAAAAGGCATGCCAGTTCTTGGCGTATGTAATGGATTTCAAATACTTGTAGAATCTGGAATGTTGCCTGGGGCACTACTAAAAAATACTTCATTGAATTTTATGTGCAAGTGGACTGAGATAATTGTCAAAAACAATAAAACTCCATTTACAAATAAACTCCAACTAGACCAAAGAATTCCTATTGCAATTGCAAATGGAGAAGGAAGGTATTATGCTGATGAAGAAACATTACTATCACTGAAAAAAAATAATCAAATTGTTTTCACATATGCAGAACAAGTCAATGGTGCATCACTTGACATTGCAGGCATATGCAATAAAGAAGGAAATGTTGTGGGAATGATGCCTCATCCTGAGAGATCTGCAGAGCAGATAATTAATCCTGGAAATGCAAAACCAGCCTCACTCATATTTGAATCTCTTCTAAGTACATTGGGCGTTACAGCATGA
- a CDS encoding rhomboid family intramembrane serine protease, giving the protein MLKIGTPPLITTTLVIINILVFIYGIISNTQNAIISHYGFVPNELFHSRYIGDSILRLFTSMFIHAGIAHIAFNLFALAYMGGFAERSIGKPKFIGLYLVAGLGGAIFHGIISSYILGNGDSVLIGASGAISGILGISAAMGDIRGYYWLAIQVLYVFIGSIASISIAFAAHVGGFATGLGLTKMLIEIERRKRNPYKNFAN; this is encoded by the coding sequence ATGTTAAAGATAGGAACTCCCCCTCTTATCACAACAACGCTGGTAATCATCAACATATTGGTTTTCATATATGGTATAATTAGCAATACACAAAATGCCATAATATCCCACTATGGATTTGTTCCAAACGAACTATTTCATTCAAGATACATAGGTGATAGCATTTTACGATTATTCACATCAATGTTCATTCACGCAGGAATTGCCCATATTGCATTTAATTTGTTTGCACTAGCATACATGGGAGGATTTGCAGAGAGATCCATTGGCAAACCCAAGTTTATTGGGTTATATCTTGTGGCAGGACTCGGAGGTGCAATTTTTCACGGAATCATATCTTCATACATTCTTGGAAACGGCGATTCAGTACTAATTGGAGCATCTGGAGCAATCTCAGGAATTTTAGGAATATCTGCTGCCATGGGAGATATCAGAGGATATTATTGGCTTGCAATCCAGGTGCTGTATGTTTTCATAGGCTCTATTGCATCAATCTCAATTGCATTTGCAGCACATGTTGGAGGATTTGCCACAGGTTTGGGTTTGACAAAGATGTTGATCGAGATAGAGCGTCGCAAACGCAACCCGTACAAAAATTTCGCAAATTAA
- a CDS encoding CBS domain-containing protein, translating into MGLVRDIMVRDVITIEHDKTAKDVALLFAEKGISSLVVVKDNKPIGLVTERDLARKVSTTDRKSIEVPLSEIMSPNFRWVEPMTPIEDAVQKMLNKNVRRLLVLDNNNLAGIITETDLAKYLRSKLLIDGALDDVTALNRKVIKSS; encoded by the coding sequence ATGGGTTTAGTTCGCGACATCATGGTTCGTGATGTAATAACTATCGAGCACGACAAGACTGCCAAGGATGTTGCGTTACTTTTTGCAGAAAAAGGCATAAGCTCACTAGTAGTTGTAAAAGACAACAAACCGATAGGTCTTGTGACTGAAAGAGATCTAGCACGTAAGGTTTCAACTACAGACAGAAAGAGCATCGAAGTACCATTATCAGAGATAATGTCGCCCAATTTTAGATGGGTAGAGCCAATGACACCAATAGAGGATGCAGTTCAAAAGATGCTAAATAAGAACGTCCGAAGGCTGTTGGTGCTTGACAACAACAACTTGGCAGGCATAATAACTGAAACAGATCTTGCCAAGTATTTACGAAGCAAATTACTCATAGATGGAGCACTAGACGATGTCACCGCACTAAATAGAAAAGTGATAAAAAGTAGCTAG
- the purS gene encoding phosphoribosylformylglycinamidine synthase subunit PurS — protein sequence MPSFQVNVIIENKPEIVDPEGDTILNDLILKDNKTNVKKVRSAKMLKFVIDAQNKETAEKTVLNICNEFRIYNPLVSKVTSEVITL from the coding sequence ATGCCTTCCTTTCAAGTCAACGTCATCATAGAAAACAAACCTGAAATTGTAGACCCTGAAGGTGATACCATATTAAACGACTTGATTCTCAAGGACAACAAAACAAATGTCAAAAAGGTTCGTTCTGCAAAGATGCTCAAATTTGTAATCGATGCTCAAAATAAAGAGACTGCAGAAAAAACAGTCCTAAACATATGTAATGAATTTAGGATTTACAATCCTCTTGTAAGCAAAGTAACATCTGAAGTGATTACTCTCTAG
- a CDS encoding class I SAM-dependent methyltransferase: MKQEENRSIFEPISYKISTKANWNTVAFEYHYNWADQKIGPFKSTEEVVKTANIQDDDKVLDIACGTGVVSKEISQLLGPNGLLIGIDLSRTALNIAKKTIASNQFNAIEMDVENLGLKFKFDKVTCQYGLMFFPDCRKVIGTVRELLDDKGMLVVAVHGLADDVPYFSTIMKPILEYIPDIRPKGSPTVHRFGNPDDLEKELAGAGFSDIKITRHDYSYEPGTFEEYWNDYMNSTANSIRSKIESRGKDVIDMIKNSAEKNALKYTRDNNITFPWTVFIASCSNKT; the protein is encoded by the coding sequence TTGAAACAAGAAGAAAACAGATCTATTTTTGAACCAATCTCGTACAAGATATCAACAAAAGCAAACTGGAATACAGTTGCATTTGAATATCATTACAACTGGGCTGACCAAAAGATAGGACCGTTCAAGTCAACTGAGGAAGTAGTAAAGACAGCAAATATTCAAGATGACGATAAGGTACTTGACATAGCATGTGGTACTGGAGTTGTTTCAAAAGAAATTTCACAGTTACTTGGTCCAAATGGATTGTTAATAGGAATAGATTTGTCAAGAACCGCACTAAATATTGCTAAAAAAACAATCGCCTCAAATCAATTCAATGCCATAGAGATGGATGTAGAAAATTTAGGATTAAAATTCAAGTTTGATAAGGTAACTTGCCAATATGGATTGATGTTTTTTCCAGACTGTAGAAAAGTTATAGGCACAGTCAGAGAATTACTAGATGACAAGGGCATGTTAGTTGTTGCAGTGCATGGACTTGCAGATGACGTGCCATATTTTAGTACAATAATGAAACCAATTTTGGAATACATTCCAGACATAAGACCAAAAGGCTCACCCACCGTACACAGATTTGGCAATCCTGACGATCTAGAAAAAGAACTTGCAGGCGCAGGATTTTCAGACATAAAGATTACAAGACATGATTATAGTTACGAGCCAGGAACTTTTGAAGAATATTGGAATGACTACATGAATTCCACTGCAAATTCCATCAGAAGTAAAATTGAGAGTCGTGGAAAAGATGTCATAGACATGATAAAAAATAGTGCAGAAAAAAACGCATTAAAATATACAAGAGACAACAACATTACATTTCCTTGGACAGTCTTTATTGCATCATGCTCAAACAAGACATGA
- a CDS encoding cupin domain-containing protein: protein MNKKIIVSKLGPDKQLVQSKKQYFVGNAWLNDISLKLKITGQKVYFANFSNGARTKVHYHQGGQILVVTTGKGMLVFYKKVSMQNNMVKIKKSSQVPLGKGDVVFIPKNTLHWHGALKGNNLAHIAFNLFANGKESKTIWYDSDFMSYATKIK from the coding sequence ATGAATAAAAAAATAATCGTATCAAAATTAGGACCAGACAAGCAACTTGTACAAAGTAAAAAGCAATACTTTGTAGGAAATGCCTGGCTCAATGATATTTCACTCAAACTAAAGATCACAGGCCAGAAGGTATATTTTGCAAATTTTAGTAATGGTGCAAGAACTAAAGTGCACTACCATCAAGGAGGGCAAATTCTTGTGGTTACTACTGGTAAAGGAATGCTCGTATTCTACAAAAAAGTATCAATGCAAAATAATATGGTTAAAATCAAAAAATCATCCCAAGTACCACTTGGAAAAGGTGATGTTGTATTTATTCCAAAAAATACACTGCATTGGCATGGTGCCTTAAAAGGAAACAATCTTGCCCATATTGCATTTAACTTGTTTGCAAACGGAAAAGAATCAAAGACAATCTGGTATGATTCTGATTTTATGTCCTATGCAACAAAAATAAAGTAA
- a CDS encoding CBS domain-containing protein produces the protein MVFKTLELGVTDFITPRPITVKDSHGFLDSIQIMAEKGIGNLIVVKNRNLIDILTERQILGHVTNI, from the coding sequence ATGGTGTTTAAAACACTAGAACTTGGAGTGACTGATTTTATTACTCCAAGACCAATAACAGTCAAGGACAGTCATGGATTTTTAGATTCCATTCAAATTATGGCTGAAAAAGGTATAGGAAATTTAATTGTGGTAAAAAATAGAAATCTCATAGACATTCTCACTGAAAGACAAATTCTTGGACATGTTACCAACATATGA
- a CDS encoding dienelactone hydrolase family protein — protein sequence MKQKSIEIPIDSVTLNGDIVFPEDPVGLVLFVHGSGSGRHSPRNRFVANILNQKRIATLLFDLLTLEEEEFDSISGALRFNIPLLSERLILVTDWVLKNQELSNLKLGYFGASTGAAAALMAASKEDDKIDVIVSRGGRPDLAEGSLRKVRCPTLFIVGGRDDVVIDVNKEAMGKMICIKKLIIIPGATHLFEEEGKLEDVSHHASDWFLKYFRS from the coding sequence ATGAAACAAAAATCTATTGAAATTCCAATTGATTCGGTAACTCTTAATGGAGATATTGTATTTCCTGAAGATCCCGTAGGTCTAGTCCTGTTTGTACATGGAAGTGGAAGCGGCAGACACAGCCCTAGAAATAGATTTGTTGCAAACATTTTAAATCAAAAAAGAATTGCTACATTGCTATTTGATTTGCTCACATTGGAAGAAGAAGAGTTTGATTCTATCAGTGGCGCATTAAGATTTAACATTCCTCTATTATCAGAACGATTGATTCTAGTAACTGACTGGGTGTTGAAAAATCAAGAGTTGTCAAATCTAAAGTTAGGATATTTTGGTGCAAGTACAGGAGCTGCAGCAGCTTTGATGGCAGCATCAAAAGAGGATGACAAGATAGATGTCATAGTATCAAGAGGAGGCAGACCTGATTTAGCAGAAGGCAGTCTCAGAAAGGTACGATGCCCTACATTGTTTATAGTTGGAGGACGTGATGATGTTGTAATAGATGTAAATAAAGAGGCAATGGGTAAGATGATATGTATAAAAAAATTAATAATAATACCGGGTGCAACTCATCTGTTTGAAGAAGAAGGTAAGTTAGAAGATGTCTCACACCATGCATCTGACTGGTTTCTAAAGTATTTTAGAAGTTAG
- a CDS encoding Lrp/AsnC ligand binding domain-containing protein → MEKGFVLINCELGAEDYIIEELKLIPQVKNAHVTFGAYDVIAEIQAKNSQEFDQTVSQKIRALSQVMSTMTLKATTE, encoded by the coding sequence GTGGAAAAAGGATTTGTGTTAATCAACTGTGAATTGGGTGCAGAAGATTACATAATAGAAGAATTAAAGCTCATTCCACAAGTAAAAAATGCACATGTCACATTTGGTGCATATGATGTAATAGCAGAAATACAAGCAAAAAACTCTCAAGAATTTGATCAAACAGTATCCCAAAAGATACGTGCGTTGTCACAAGTGATGAGCACTATGACACTAAAGGCAACAACAGAATAA
- a CDS encoding metal-dependent hydrolase encodes MRLEKKDILLIISVSLIYCSLSAGFSLISTVLPDKTALANPIERGSLNIKEITGHFLWGVVAATVTLQIRYILLGGTLAVLIDSDHLVGLLHVEGLPRMSHSIAFAIIATTILVIIFRKSDYYRLGAIIATSVLTHISYDAFDGEFGFPIFTPFMNKIIQFPKADWILFEIAAISILGIVSFASTRKRSEGKVVSI; translated from the coding sequence TTGAGATTAGAGAAAAAAGATATTTTACTCATAATTAGTGTCTCGCTGATTTATTGTTCTTTATCTGCGGGTTTTTCCCTCATTAGTACAGTATTACCAGACAAGACAGCCTTGGCAAATCCAATAGAGCGAGGTAGTTTAAACATCAAAGAGATTACAGGTCATTTCTTATGGGGAGTTGTTGCTGCCACAGTCACATTGCAAATTAGATATATTCTGCTTGGAGGTACACTTGCAGTTCTCATAGATTCTGATCATCTAGTCGGTTTGTTACATGTAGAGGGACTACCAAGAATGAGTCACTCCATAGCATTTGCAATAATTGCGACAACGATTTTGGTTATAATATTTCGCAAGAGTGATTATTACAGACTAGGTGCCATCATAGCAACAAGTGTTCTCACACATATATCATATGACGCATTTGACGGCGAGTTTGGTTTTCCCATATTCACTCCTTTCATGAATAAAATTATCCAGTTTCCAAAAGCAGATTGGATACTATTTGAGATAGCAGCAATCTCCATACTAGGGATAGTAAGTTTTGCATCCACACGAAAACGCAGTGAAGGAAAGGTAGTATCGATTTGA